Proteins from a genomic interval of Maniola jurtina chromosome 8, ilManJurt1.1, whole genome shotgun sequence:
- the LOC123867710 gene encoding spindle pole body component 110-like yields MPGLCAACNNNVLVTQKRLKCSVGSCALLYHSECVNYDDVNPSIRATWVCPSCTVSKPKQDNSNTPIQGKNRKQQSPDNATVLPPLLGTTSSPNQDVIINEIRNLRREMKEHFENQQVSLNKFDAKLTEVQKEVRDLGGKFCTLKEEVDELTKSVQFLSNAYDDQIGLNEESKKSLSNLNTENQNLRSQMIDLNSKIDHLEQQARDCNVELQCIPETKNENILTIVQQMASVVSCDLTDGSILNFHRVAKMDTQSQRPRSIVVKLSSPRVRDDLLAAVKRFNKKNPQNKLNTSHLGFAGQTTPIYIMEHLSPKNKKLHAATRLAAREKKYEFVWIRNGRIFVRKNNGAAALWIKNTETLNGLH; encoded by the coding sequence ACAATGTCCTAGTTACGCAAAAAAGATTGAAGTGCTCTGTCGGGAGTTGCGCTCTGCTGTACCACAGTGAATGCGTAAACTATGACGACGTCAACCCATCAATTCGAGCGACATGGGTCTGTCCTTCTTGCACCGTTAGCAAGCCTAAACAGGATAACAGCAATACACCAATTCAAGGCAAAAATCGCAAGCAGCAATCGCCCGATAATGCAACCGTCTTGCCGCCACTATTGGGCACGACAAGTAGTCCAAATCAAGATGTTATTATAAACGAGATAAGAAATTTGCGTCGAGAAATGAAGGAACACTTCGAAAACCAACAAGTAAGCCTTAATAAGTTCGATGCCAAGCTTACCGAAGTCCAAAAAGAAGTAAGGGACCTTGGAGGCAAATTTTGTACACTAAAGGAGGAAGTGGATGAGCTCACAAAGTCTGTGCAATTCTTGTCTAATGCTTATGATGACCAGATTGGTTTAAATGAAGAATCCAAAAAGTCCCTGTCGAATTTAAATACGGAAAACCAAAATTTGCGATCGCAAATGATTGACTTGAATAGCAAAATTGATCACCTTGAGCAGCAAGCTAGAGATTGTAACGTTGAGCTTCAGTGCATCCCGGAAACCAAAAATGAGAATATCCTCACCATTGTCCAGCAGATGGCATCAGTTGTCTCTTGCGACCTAACAGATGGCAGCATACTGAACTTTCACAGAGTTGCTAAGATGGACACACAATCACAACGACCGCGAAGCATTGTAGTGAAATTGTCCAGCCCAAGAGTACGAGACGATTTACTTGCGGCCGTTAAacgttttaataagaaaaatccaCAGAACAAGCTGAATACGTCTCATTTAGGTTTCGCTGGTCAGACCACACCTATATACATCATGGAACATTTATCCCCgaagaataaaaaattacatgctGCCACTAGACTAGCTGCGAGAGAGAAGAAATACGAATTTGTATGGATAAGAAATGGTCGTATATTTGTTCGTAAAAACAATGGAGCTGCAGCACTGTGGataaaaaatactgaaactCTAAACGGCTTACATTAG